From the bacterium genome, the window TTCACTGGAGGGAAGGATGCTGAATCAAGAATCTGTGAGAGGTGTTCCCTATTTTCGTGGTGCATTTATAATTCTCGCTGACAATGCCAATGTTAGGGAGTGATACTATCTCATGAATACGATAAAGGTAGTTCTATTGTTGGCCTCCCTATCCGGACTGCTGATGGTGGTGGGGTATTTTATCGGCAGACGTAGGGGGGTTATTATGGCCCTGGGGCTGTCTATGCTTATGAATATAGGGAGTTACTGGTATTCGGACAAAATAGTCCTGAAGATGTATAACGCCCGGGAGGTGACGGAGGAACAGTCGCCGGCTCTTTATCACGTCGTAACAGGCTTATCGGAAAGAGCAAGACTTCCCATGCCTGGGGTTTACATCATAGACAGCCAAACGCCGAACGCATTTGCCACAGGACGAAATGAGAATCATGCGGCCATTGCCGTAACCTCCGGTATTCTCAATATTCTGGACAGGGCCGAGCTGGAAGGGGTTATTGGACATGAGTTGTCCCATATCAAAAATAAAGATATGCTGATCAGCACCATGGCCGCCACCATAGCCGGTGGGGTGGTAATGCTTTCATATATGGCGCGATGGGCGGCAATCTTAGGGGACGCGGAAGGTAAACAAGGTGGGACGGTTGGACTTATCGCTACGGCCATTGTGGCGCCTATCGCCGCCACGATTATCCAGATGGCCATATCACGATCAAGGGAGTACGGCGCCGATGAAGGTGGGGCAAAGATTTCAGGGAAACCAGCGGCCCTCGCCAGGGCGCTGGCGAAATTGTCAAAGGCTTCAGGTGTGATGCCAATGGATGCGAATCCTTCCACGGCGCATATGTTTATTGTGAATCCCCTGTCGGGAGACTTCTTCCTGACTCTTTTTGATACCCACCCACCCATTGAAGAGAGAATTGATAGATTAATGAAAATGTCATCTTAACGTAGCTTATTGTTACCCACAAATTGGGTAAAAGGATGAGGTAAACAAGGATAAACCACGAAGAGCACGAAGGATACGAAGAAAAAAATATTTTATTTTGGTAATGGGTGTTATGAAATTTGTTTTATAATTCTTCGTGCCCTTCGTGTTCTTCGTGGTTTTTAAAAGATGTGGGTAAGGATAAGTTAATGTAGGAGGGAGGGGGAGATGCTGGCGCAGCGCCACAGATTCTGGAATGGCATGTGGGGCCTTTTATTGATGCATGGGAAGGGTGAGTAAGGAACAGGGGTTGAAATTATGAGTAATGAAAAACAGAAGACCGGTTCAGTATTAGTTATCGGCGGCGGCATAGGCGGGATGCAAGCCGCTTCCGACCTCTCAGAGGCCGGATTCAGGGTTTATCTGGTAGAAGAAGGGCCGGCTATTGGCGGGCGGATGTCGCAACTGGACAAGACCTTTCCGACCAATGACTGTGCCATGTGCATTATGGGACCCCGGCTGGTCGAGGTGGGAAATAGTCTGAATATTAAACTCTTGACTAACTCTGAGATTACCAGGGTAGAGGGAAGTCCTGGTAATTTCAAGATAGAGGTTTTGAGGCACCCCCGTTATGTGAGTGAAGAAAGGTGTACTGGTTGCGGCACCTGTGTGGAGACCTGCCTGACCAGGAACAGGCCCTACTTTGAGGCGGTTGAGCCCCCCGTTCATTTAGACCCGAAAGATGAAGAGCGGGTGACCGACCTAATCAACACCTATCAGGCCAAAAGTGAGCATCTTTTAGCTATCCTCCAGGATATCCAGGCCGAATACCACTATCTGCCTCAGGACATAATCAAGTATGTGGCTCAAAGGCTGAATATCCCGGTATCCAGGGCTTACGGGCTGGCTACCTACTATGCTGCCTTTAGCCTTACGCCAAAGGGCAGGCACATCATTAACATCTGTCTTGGCACGGCCTGCCATGTAAGGGGGGGAGATAGGATTATGGAGCGGTTAGAGCGTGATCTCTCTATCTCATGTGGTGAAACGACGGATGATTTAGCCTTCACCTTAGATGGAGTCCGCTGCCTTGGTTGCTGTTCTTTATCGCCAGTAATGACTATAGATGGCAAGACATACGGCAACCTAACTCAGGATGGTGTTTCCAAGATAGTAGAAAGGATTTGGAAAGAGGATCAATGAAGATACAGGGAATAGATGATCTTAATCGAATAAGGGGGGAGGGAAGAAAGAAGCTTTTCCCTCCAGAAGGAAAGATAGTCGTGGGGATGGCTACCTGTGGTCTGGCCTGTGGCGCGGAAGATGTCTTTTCTGCTTTGCTTGAGGAAAAGAAGAAGAGGCGATTGGATATAGTCATCGCTAAGACCGGCTGTCTTGGC encodes:
- a CDS encoding NAD(P)H-dependent oxidoreductase subunit E; this translates as MSNEKQKTGSVLVIGGGIGGMQAASDLSEAGFRVYLVEEGPAIGGRMSQLDKTFPTNDCAMCIMGPRLVEVGNSLNIKLLTNSEITRVEGSPGNFKIEVLRHPRYVSEERCTGCGTCVETCLTRNRPYFEAVEPPVHLDPKDEERVTDLINTYQAKSEHLLAILQDIQAEYHYLPQDIIKYVAQRLNIPVSRAYGLATYYAAFSLTPKGRHIINICLGTACHVRGGDRIMERLERDLSISCGETTDDLAFTLDGVRCLGCCSLSPVMTIDGKTYGNLTQDGVSKIVERIWKEDQ
- a CDS encoding zinc metalloprotease HtpX; translation: MNTIKVVLLLASLSGLLMVVGYFIGRRRGVIMALGLSMLMNIGSYWYSDKIVLKMYNAREVTEEQSPALYHVVTGLSERARLPMPGVYIIDSQTPNAFATGRNENHAAIAVTSGILNILDRAELEGVIGHELSHIKNKDMLISTMAATIAGGVVMLSYMARWAAILGDAEGKQGGTVGLIATAIVAPIAATIIQMAISRSREYGADEGGAKISGKPAALARALAKLSKASGVMPMDANPSTAHMFIVNPLSGDFFLTLFDTHPPIEERIDRLMKMSS